In Ignavibacteriota bacterium, one genomic interval encodes:
- the mgrA gene encoding L-glyceraldehyde 3-phosphate reductase encodes MNQYIPSENRYEKMIYKRCGNSGLKLPLISLGLWHNWGGFDVFENSRNMLRTAFDLGITHFDLANNYGPPYGSAEENFGQMFKKDFSNLRDELIISSKAGWDMWPGPYGNFGSRKYLIASLDQSLKRMGLDYVDIFYHHRPDPETPLEETMGALDFIVKSGRALYVGVSQYNAEQTYNAYNILKQMGTTLLIHQPKYNLFERWIEHGLTNVLDEKGIGCIPFSPLAQGILTDKYLNSIPADSRAGKIHGYLKKEQLTDDKMSKVKALNEIAKNRNQSLAQMSVSWVLNNKTTTSALIGASKPEQIIELVKTIDNHNFSNDEINQINSIVG; translated from the coding sequence ATGAATCAATATATACCTTCGGAAAACCGATATGAAAAAATGATATATAAAAGATGCGGAAACAGCGGATTGAAATTACCTTTAATATCATTAGGTCTTTGGCATAATTGGGGCGGATTTGATGTGTTTGAAAACAGCAGAAATATGTTAAGAACAGCTTTTGATTTAGGTATAACTCATTTCGATTTGGCAAATAACTATGGGCCGCCGTATGGATCTGCCGAAGAAAATTTTGGACAAATGTTTAAGAAAGATTTTTCAAATCTTAGAGATGAATTAATCATTTCATCAAAAGCCGGCTGGGATATGTGGCCGGGACCATACGGCAATTTTGGATCGAGAAAATATTTAATAGCAAGTTTGGATCAAAGTTTAAAAAGAATGGGTCTGGATTATGTTGATATTTTTTACCATCACCGACCAGATCCGGAAACACCGCTTGAAGAAACAATGGGCGCGTTGGATTTTATTGTAAAAAGCGGAAGAGCTTTATACGTTGGAGTTTCTCAATATAATGCCGAACAAACTTATAACGCGTATAATATTTTGAAGCAAATGGGCACAACTTTGCTGATTCATCAGCCGAAATATAATTTATTTGAAAGATGGATTGAACACGGACTTACTAACGTTTTAGATGAAAAAGGGATTGGGTGTATTCCTTTTTCACCGCTTGCACAAGGGATTTTAACAGATAAATATTTGAACTCTATTCCCGCCGATTCCAGGGCCGGAAAAATTCACGGCTATTTGAAAAAGGAACAATTGACCGATGATAAAATGAGCAAGGTCAAAGCATTAAATGAAATCGCGAAAAATAGAAATCAATCATTGGCGCAAATGTCCGTCAGTTGGGTACTTAATAATAAAACAACAACATCAGCGTTGATTGGCGCCAGTAAACCGGAACAGATAATTGAATTGGTTAAAACAATTGATAATCATAATTTTTCGAATGATGAGATAAATCAAATAAATTCGATTGTCGGTTAA